A stretch of Melospiza melodia melodia isolate bMelMel2 chromosome 24, bMelMel2.pri, whole genome shotgun sequence DNA encodes these proteins:
- the FN3K gene encoding fructosamine-3-kinase has translation MTMEKILKAELNTNLLKALGSSGGGCISQGQTYETDRGRVFVKINHKPQARKMFEGEMASLEAIQKTNIVRVPQPIKVIDLPGGGAMFAMEYLKMKHLNKYSSKLGEQIAELHLHNQKLGEKLRAEGSTIGKGAGHSEAQFVDKFGFHTATCCGYIPQVNEWQSDWPSFFIRHRLQAQLDLIEKDYGDREARELWSQLKPKIPEMFCDVEIVPALLHGDLWAGNVAEDDSGPIIFDPACFYGHSEFELAIAGMFGGFSSSFFSACHSKIPKAPGFEKRNKLYQLFNYINHWNHFGTGYRGSTLNMMRKLLK, from the exons atgACCATGGAGAAGATCCTGAAGGCAGAGCTGAACACCAACCTGCTGAAGGCACTGGGGAGCTCGGGGGGAGGATGCATCAGCCAAGGCCAAACGTATGAGACAGACAGAGGACGGGTATTTGTGAAAATCAACCACAAACCTCAG GCTAGAAAAATGTTTGAAGGGGAAATGGCAAGTTTGGAAGCCATTCAGAAAACCAACATTGTGAGAGTGCCTCAGCCCATCAAAGTGATTGACCTGCCTGGAGGAGGAGCCATGTTTGCCATGGAGTACCTAAAGATGAAGCACCTCAACAA ATACTCTTCAAAGCTGGGAGAGCAGATAGCAGAGCTTCATCTTCATAACCAGAAACTTGGAGAGAAGctgagggctgagggaagcacaaTTG gaAAAGGAGCTGGTCACTCTGAGGCCCAGTTTGTGGATAAGTTTGGATTCCACACAGCCACTTGCTGTGGTTACATCCCACAG GTGAATGAGTGGCAGAGTGACTGGCCATCCTTCTTCATCCGCCACCGGCTCCAGGCTCAGCTGGATTTGATTGAAAAGGATTATGGAGACAGAGAAGCCAGAGAGCTCTGGTCACAGCTGAAA CCAAAGATTCCTGAAATGTTCTGTGATGTGGAAATTGTTCCTGCTCTCCTGCACGGGGACCTGTGGGCAGGGAATGTGGCTGAGGACGACTCTGGGCCAATCATATTTGACCCTGCCTGCTTCTATGGCCACTCAGAGTTTGAGCTGGCCATTGCTGGCATGTTTGGGGGCTTCAGCAGCTCTTTTTTCTCTGCCTGTCACAGTAAAATACCCAAAGCTCCAGGGTTTGAGAAACGGAACAAGTTGTATCAGCTCTTTAATTACATCAACCACTGGAACCATTTTGGGACAGGGTACAGGGGCTCTACCCTAAACATGATGAGGAAACTTCTGAAGTAA